The genomic DNA TTGGGTCTGCAAATATACGCAGCTTTTTGTATTACGCAAATGGTTTTGAAAAAAAACTTATTTATTATGGATACATTACTCTTTCCTGGGGATATTATGTATAATCCGTTATTATCATTAGCTTTTATAAACAACTCAATACCAAGTCAAAGCAATTGCAATTGCTTCAATAATTTTCATTTAAGGCCTTCTAAACTTTTTTTAATTTATTTTACACCAAAGGTAAAATACCGGCTGCCAGCATCTCCATTTGGGGTCAATCCCTGTATTAAACCTATAAATTTCCCGGTTTGATCAGAGGTATAAAATGACAATTGCCCTTTGCCATCAGTGTTGATATTGACATTAGGTTGCCAAAATAAAAGATTTCGAAAATCAGGTATCCGGCTTTTGACCACCTCTTCCGTATCATAAACCGGCGAATAAAACTCCCGCTGCAGCTGCAAACCTTCGTAATCAAGTACCACGGCGTGCGGATCCATTTCAACCCCTCCCAGGTCGCCTTTATAAGTTGTATAGCTTAGTATACCTTCCTGCACCGATGGACCATAATAATATCTATCTCTGATTACTTCCAGTTTTTTAACCTTCAATGGGTCGATAGCTATTACTTTATCTATATTGAACACAGGCACATCGTCAAGCATAACCAAGGGGTCACCATCCAAAAATCCTTTGTCATTCAATACTTTTATATGATATCTTTTATGTGACTGTACAACATTCACCTCCCTTATGTATTCGCGCAGTACCTCTTCCATCGTAGTAAAGCGGGTATAGTTATCTAAAAGATACGTTTTATATGGCTTTCCGAAAAAACCGGAGCTATCAACTCCTGGGTCATAAAACTGCTTTATTTTATTGCCTGCATATATATTTTGCACCTGCATAGCCAGACTATGCTCTTCCAACGTTTTTTGCATACCTGGTGTTATATTTATCCCTGGCATGTTATATTTTGTATACTGCTCAGAAAAAGGGCTTAAAACATCTATACGAAAAGTAGAATCCCGTTCTGAGTTTGTTTGAGCAATAATTTCGCCAGGGCCAAACAGTTGTTTAGTATTAAATATCAACCGACCCAATGAATCGCTTTTTGATGCATATAACTGAACTCTTTTTCCCGGAACGCTTAAATAAACTAATATATCTTCTGCAGGATGACCTGTAATGGTATTAGTTACCCTAGCGCTTATCAGATGGTCGTTATACTCCGGTAAAAAATTAAATGCTGCAGACTTACCGTTCAATATATTATTCCACTGAAATCTTCTCCAACCTTGTGTAAGCATCAGGTTATCCAAGGCAGCATCTGTTTCTGTGTTAATGTTTTTAAAATAATAACCAGGTGATTCAATATTTCCGCGCAGATCCGATTTCAGCCATAGGTAGTTCACAATATCGCCCTCATCTGCATGCTGTATCGTATCGATCCGAAAAACGGACAGGGATAAATTGGCAGGTAAGGGGCTTCCTGCTGCACCTTTAGTTCCAATATTTATATTGACTTTTTGGCGTGTTGCGTATTGTGCCTGATCAGCAGATGCCTCGATGAATAGTTGTTGTTTAGGACGTTTAAAATAAAGTCGTTCGCAAACGGGTTGTTTGGCGTTGTTAAAAATGGTAATGTGCGATATCCCTTCACCAAGTTTTGCCTTATCAATTGTAAAACTGGCCATTCCAGAGCTAATTCCGACACTTTCGGCTATTTTAACTACTTGCCTGGTGTGCGCAAAAAGATACACTTCTCCACTACTGATACCGGCAACATTTACCGTGACTTCCAGTTGCCCACCATTCTCTTTCAACTGCATAGTGTAACCCCGACTATTGATAGCCGGTAGTTCTTTAGCAATTATGTTTCCCGTCGTTGTTTTAATAATAGCCTTGTACGTGCTATTCATATCGGGGTTGAAGGTAAAGCTCCCCATACCAAATTTCAGTGGTTCAAACCGGGCTACCGTGTCATTATGATCATTAACAATAAAGCCCTTATAAGCTTCCAATCCCAGGCCATTGGGGGTTGTTACTTTAAAAGCTACTTTACTGGCAATACCACTGATCAAATTTCCTCCTTCAGGGAAGAACTGCACGTCATAATCGACCTGTGTTTGGGGAGTTTTTGCCTCCGGCGTTCTTAATGGATTAACGACAAGGATTGTTTTCTCAAAATAATAATCAGGGCTAAAATTTTTCATCCAGTTGGTGTAACCTCTTAATTTATAATTACCGCTACTTAATGACACCGGTATATATAAAGACCCGCTTCCTACACCATTTTTCATGGCAATTTTTGCTTGCAATACCCCATTCTGCTCATGATCAAGCACATCTATGTATACAACCTTGCTTAAATTGATTGGCTTATGATGGTTAGCATCAACGTTATAAATTTTAAACCAGATGATCTCGCCGGGCAAATAAGTGCTCTTATCTGTATGTACAAATATTTTTTCTTCTACAACTTCGCGCTGGTATCGATTAAAGTTATTGGCAATTTGATCAAATGCCTGTGCGGAACAACTTATATGGAGCTGCAATAAACCGGTAATTAATAAAGCTATGATTTTAGCAATCGCCTTAACTTTTTTCATAACAGATGCCTGACATTTAGTTCTATATTTATATAGTAGTATACTTATTTATCAATTGTCTATCCAGAATGAAGGCTTCTGTACTTTCCCCCGTATCGTACAGTCTGCACAACTTTGGGATGAATAAGTATATCCTGCTATTCCAAATTGGGTATATATTGCGTCTACAGGTATTCCTCCGCCCTGAATAATATAGGATAACACATCATTTGCTCCTGTTTTGGGATGCGAAAAAAAGGCAGAATCGGGCATGCCGCAATCATAAGGATACTTCTCTGTCCAATTATTTGGTAGTTGCCCCTTATTGATGTATATTCTTTTCGATTGTGAATTGGTAATACTTATATACCCAATCACCGGCTCTGTGGGATCGTTTATATTATGAATATTTCCCTGTAATTGAGTAGGCTGCGCATCAAATATACTACCCAATTGTTCGGTATTTTTTTTTAGGTTTTCCCAAAACTGATACGCGGCCTTGGTTAGTGCATATTGCTTAAGCAATATGCTATACCGTAATTCCAACTTTTCTGCATCTGATGATATGGTAGTTATAGGACTCTGAAATATGACATCCTGCGTGAGCTTTTCTGATGAACCTAACACTATATTGCTGGATTTGTCATTCGCATAGCAATAATATATTGCTTCGTTAGCGTGTCTTATTCTTACTTCATTACCATCAACAATAAAGCTTGATTGAAATTTGGCATGAAAACGCCAGGTTTCCGAATAATCCCACCGGTAGTAGCGGGTATTATTTGTTGCATCATGCGTATTGGCATATATCTGCAGGTAATTACTTTTGGGAGTAAAACCAACACTATCAATAGGCGGCGTTGGTTTTACCATTTCATAATCTGATGCGTATTGCTTGCCATCTGGGGTTGTAATATGTAATCTGTATTTTTTTGAAGGATCAAGATGCATAGGGCCAATATCATATATGCCGTTCCCTTCTGATTGCAGAGCATAACTATTGCCCTGTTCTCCTTCTACAACCACGGTGTAATTGGCTACTAATTGCGTACTTACATTTTCTGATAACTTCACTGTTCTGCTCAGGTTAATTATAGTAGAATCATTACCGCTGTTAATTACTCCCTCTACAACCAGGTAATGATTATCGCTACTCACAATAGGTGGGTTATATGGCTTTTTACAGCTAACTATAACTGCAAGCACCGTGATATAGATAAATCTGTTTATTTTCATTTGTTTAAAACCTGATATTATAATTAATAAATGGTATCGGCTTAGCAAATATGGATAGCTTGTAACCACTGATAACACCATTTTGCGCTGTAAAGTAAGCCGAATACGCATTTTGCCTTCCGGTAAGATTATAAACTCCTAGAGTGAATGAATTATGTGTTCGCTGATGTATCTTATGATTGCCTTCGATATTCATTGAAAAATCCGACCTGAAATAATCTGGTATACGGTAGGCATTTCTGTCTGAATAAAATACTCTTTCAGAACCTCCATATTCATACTTAGCAATAGGCAAGGTAATTGGTCGGCCAGTACTATAAGTTACATTTAATGATACGCTGAACCTGTGCGAAAACCGGTAATTACCAATAAAATTAAAATCATGTGGTTTATCAAAATTGGCTGGGTAATAGGCCCCTCCATTAATTAGTTCACCTTCATTCACATTATCCTGTCTCAAAAATGTACGTGAGTAGGTATAGCTGATCCACCCGTTGGCTTTGCCAGTTGTTTTCTTGATCAGGAACTCAATACCATAGGCCTTACCCTGCGTTCCCAACACATCATTCTCAATATGATGGTTAAGTAGCAGATTAGCGCCGCTTCTGTAATCCAAATAATCCCTTAATCGTTTATAATAAACCTCAACCGATGTTTCAATAGTATTTGCTTTAAAATTACGATATAAGCCTAAGGATACCTGGTCGCCATATTGGGGTTTAATGTTCGGGTCGCTCAGCTGCCATACATCGGTTGGTGCTATGGCCGTGGTGTTTGAAAGCAGGTGTATATATTGCCTCAAGGTATTATATCCCGCTTTTACCGAAGTATTATCGCCCAGGTTATATCGCGCCGAAAGCCTGAACTCGGGTCCGGAATACGTTTTGATCACTTTGTTTTTAGCATAGGTAGTACTATCTACAAAGTTTGCGCTTGTTTTTGGCAAATTGGGGGCATAATTATAAACCGTTTGCGGACCCAGGTAATTATAAAGCGAATACCTGATACCGGCGCTTAATGAAAGATCGTCGGTGATATCATATTTATCCCCTACATAAGCCGCGCTTTCCAAAGCCTGCTGTGCCGGCACTACGTCGGGCGCTACTAATGATTTTACATCATTGGGCTGTAAATTACCCGGATGTAATTTGTAGTAAATAGTACTTACACCAAAATCAACCGTATTTTTCCGATTAAGGTAATAAGTAAAGTCGGCCTTAAGATTGGTTTGATTGATATCAAAATTAAGTTTGTAGGCATTTACCACGTTATCAAAACTGGCTATATCATATTGATACCTGTCGATGCCGGTTGTTATCAAACTAAACAGCTTATCGTTAAAGTTATGTTTCCATTTGATATTGATATTCCTGTTACTGTAACTATAGGCCGTGTCGCTGTTAAGTTTAAACTTATCGTGGCTCAGGTAACTGGTCAAATAAAGATTATTTTTATCATCTATCTGGTGGCTTATATCAAAGTTAAGATCGTAGAAGGAGGCCTGGCTATGTTTATATGCGTCGGGCAATAGCTTCAATAACCAATCGGAGTAAGTGATACGTCCACCAAATATAAATGAGGTTTTATCTTTAATAATAGGCCCTTCCACATTGAGCCTGCTGGTTATTAAGCCAATGCCAGCCGATCCGGTAAATTTCTTTTTATTGCCTTCCCGATCTGTTATATCTAATACAGAAGACAGGCGTCCGCCAAATTTTTCAGGAATGCTACTCTTGTATAACTCAATATCTTTTACAATGTCGGGGTTAAATGCGGAGAAGAAACCAAAAAAATGCGATGGATTATAAATAGTAGCATCATTAAGCAATATCAGGTTCTGATCGGCAGAGCCTCCGCGGACATTAAAGCCGGTTGTAGCCTCACCTACCGACTGTACACCGGGCAACGTTAATACCACCCGTAATACATCAGCTTCACCAAATACCGTTGGCACCTGTTTAATACTTTTAATATCAAGCCGGTTTACACCTAATTGTACATTACGAACATTGGCTACCTTTTCGGCAGATATTTTTACTTCTTTTAAACTGGTTACCTGTTCCTGCATTTCAATGATCAGTTTACCATCAGCATACAATATTATCTGACGCCGCGTATCACGCATGCCAATGCCCCTTATGCTTAGAATTTGCCGTCCTTTGGGTAATACCATGGTAAAGTATCCAAACTGGTCTGTAGCCACACCGGTTTTGGTATTGGTAACATAAATACTAGCGCCTACCACTGATTCGCCCGATTTACCATCACGCACATATCCCGATAAGGTAGCCTTGCCGGGTTGAATGGTGTTTGTTTTAGTACCTATTTCATATAATTTATTTTCTGTAGTAGCTTCCGGAACCTTTTTTTCTTTTTCATCAGTAAAATCAGCTACGGTATTATTAGGTGTAGTATTTATAGACTCTTTTGTTGCAGATAGTGCTGCTCCCGGTTTATTGCCGAAAAAGCCAGCAGGTAGCCTGGTTTGTATCTCGCGTCCGCGCGTAAGAAATACCTGACGCTGTGCGGTAATGGCGTAATGAAAATCAGTGTTTTTAAAAGCCATATCCAGCACAGTTTCAATCGGCTTATTATTTACTTCAACAGAAATTTTTAAACTATCGAATTGAATGGGGTTATAGTAAAAATGAAATCCGGTTTTTGTTTCCAATTCAGTTACAAATTGATCAATGTTTACCTGTTGAACATTTACACTTATTGATGTTGTTGTACCCTGCTGGGCAAAACCCAGCTTAGTAAGTATCAAAAAACAGAAAACCAGAAAGTAAATTTTTTTCATCGGCAATTTTATTTTTTTAACCGTATCAGTAGCAAATCAATTAACATCCTTATCATCAGGATACTATTTTACCGCCTGTGTTTAGTATATATTATCTGGATAACTCATCATACCGGCTAGCTATAGCAACCATAGCTTCTTCCGGGCCTTTCCGATATTTGATTCTATTGGCTTTGATGTATTGCTGCAGCTCTTTCTTTTTATCTTTTAAAATATCAAGCAAGGCTCCCTGCCCGCTAATGCTGTAATAATTACTACCTTTCTTCAGGAAAAAACTTTTACTTGATGAAAAATATGTTTCGATAGTACTTGAAACAGAGGTTGTTTGGAGTGATTTTGAGTACCTTGCCAGCACAACAACATGGCCATGATATAACTCATCATAAAAACCTGCGTCTATACCAGCATTAGCATGCAGTGAATCTGCTATGATATTTACAAAATGATGGCTGAGCAGATCAAAATGCTCAACCCGCTCATTTAACAGTGTAAACATGGAGAATTTATTGTACAGGAGTACCACCACAACGTTTTTATTCAGATCGTACATCATGGGTACATCTTTAAAAAATAAGCCATCGTAAGTGACTGTGCCGGGAGTAAATTTATTGATATCCTGGAAATAGGCGTTTCCTCTGATGCCTGGATTATACGGTTCATATTCAACCCCGTTATATAAGCGTGATTGTTGGCCAATAGCAGTATTGTAGGCATCTGCAATGTGCGTCATAGCAATGCGCTGTTCAGATGTATCTGCTGATAAAGTTTGACCCAGGGTTTGTTTCGTAATAAAGAAGAGAATGGTTACGATAACACCCAGCAATAGTTTTCTGATCATTTAGGTTTTATAAAGAATGGAATTTACGTTACTTTTAATTAAAAATCAAAGAGTTACGAAAAATAGTTAAGCTCGCCCTTTCATTGTATTAATTATGTTACAATAACTAGGCGCGCAAATGATATCTCTACATGGCGCTAAACCGATTAAAGAAGACCTAATGGCACATTATAGTAGCCCGGCAGATAATCATAACTGATCTCAATCCAGAATGAAACGCCAATATTACACCTATATTGATTAAACCGGCGATCAAAATATCTGTCTATCAGGTATAATAAACTAAATAAGAATTTTATGAAAGCTCTAAAAATATTAGCGGTTGTATTATTTGCAACATTTACATACACCGCAGCCAGCGCGCAAACACATCATCGTCGTCATGTGGTGCACCGTCATCACCATCATGTGGTACATCATCCGCGTCATCACAAAATGTAAAATAAAAAAGGCCCTTAAAAGGGCCTTTTTTATTTTACAATATTGAAAAGCTGTTATTACAACTTACGTTTCACTTCTACATTTTCATAAGCTTCAACAATGTCACCTACTTCAATGTTGTTAAAGTTTTGGATGTTCAAACCGCATTCATAGCCGGCATTTACTTCCTTCACATCATCTTTAAAGCGTTTCAGTGAAGCCAGTTCACCAGTGTAAATTACCACGCCATCGCGGATGATACGGATTTTGCTGTTGCGGTTAATTTTACCATCCAACACCATACAACCTGCAATGGTACCCACTTTGCTGATCTTGAAGGTTTCACGTATTTCCACATTGGCAACAATCTTCTCTTCAAATGTTGGTGCAAGCATACCTTCCATCGCGGCTTTGATCTCGTTGATCGCATCGTAGATGATAGAATACAACCTGATGTCGATTTGCTCAGCCTCGGCCAGTTTACGGGCACTTCCTGACGGACGAACCTGGAAACCGATAATGATCGCGTCAGACGCGGAAGCCAGCAATACATCAGATTCAGAGATCTGACCAACAGCTTTAGATATAATATTAACCTGTATCTGCTCGGTTGATAATTTCAGTAATGAATCGGATAATGCTTCGATAGATCCGTCCACGTCACCTTTAACAATAATGTTCAGCTCCTTAAAGTTACCAACTGCCAAACGACGGCCGATCTCATCCAGAGTGATGTGTTTCTGGGTACGTAAACCTTGCTCACGCTGTAATTGCAAACGCTTGTTGGCAATTTCACGGGCTTCAACTTCACTTTCCAGCACGTTAAATTTATCACCTGCTGTAGGCGCACCCTGCATACCCAATACCTGTACCGGTGTTGACGGCCCTGCAGATTCAACCCTTTGGCCACGCTCGTTAGTTAAAGCTTTAACACGACCGCTGTAACAGCCTGCCAGTATCGGATCGCCCACTTTTAAGCGACCGGCCTGTACCAGGATCGTGGTAACAATACCACGGCCTTTATCCAGAGCAGCTTCAATAACAGTACCTACGGCACGTTTATTGGGGTTAGCTTTCAGTTCAAGCAATTCGGCTTCAAGCAATACTTTTTCTAGAAGCAGCTCAACGTTTAAGCCTGTTTTTGCAGATATTTCCTGGGTTTGGTATTTACCACCCCACTCTTCCACCAAAATATTCATAGCCGAAAGCTGCTCACGTACCTTATCGGCATTAGCGCCTGGCTTATCAATTTTATTGAAGGCAAAAATAATAGGTGCTCCGGCAGCTTGCGCGTGGTTTATAGCCTCGCGGGTTTGTGGCATCACGCTATCGTC from Mucilaginibacter inviolabilis includes the following:
- a CDS encoding TonB-dependent receptor, producing the protein MKKIYFLVFCFLILTKLGFAQQGTTTSISVNVQQVNIDQFVTELETKTGFHFYYNPIQFDSLKISVEVNNKPIETVLDMAFKNTDFHYAITAQRQVFLTRGREIQTRLPAGFFGNKPGAALSATKESINTTPNNTVADFTDEKEKKVPEATTENKLYEIGTKTNTIQPGKATLSGYVRDGKSGESVVGASIYVTNTKTGVATDQFGYFTMVLPKGRQILSIRGIGMRDTRRQIILYADGKLIIEMQEQVTSLKEVKISAEKVANVRNVQLGVNRLDIKSIKQVPTVFGEADVLRVVLTLPGVQSVGEATTGFNVRGGSADQNLILLNDATIYNPSHFFGFFSAFNPDIVKDIELYKSSIPEKFGGRLSSVLDITDREGNKKKFTGSAGIGLITSRLNVEGPIIKDKTSFIFGGRITYSDWLLKLLPDAYKHSQASFYDLNFDISHQIDDKNNLYLTSYLSHDKFKLNSDTAYSYSNRNINIKWKHNFNDKLFSLITTGIDRYQYDIASFDNVVNAYKLNFDINQTNLKADFTYYLNRKNTVDFGVSTIYYKLHPGNLQPNDVKSLVAPDVVPAQQALESAAYVGDKYDITDDLSLSAGIRYSLYNYLGPQTVYNYAPNLPKTSANFVDSTTYAKNKVIKTYSGPEFRLSARYNLGDNTSVKAGYNTLRQYIHLLSNTTAIAPTDVWQLSDPNIKPQYGDQVSLGLYRNFKANTIETSVEVYYKRLRDYLDYRSGANLLLNHHIENDVLGTQGKAYGIEFLIKKTTGKANGWISYTYSRTFLRQDNVNEGELINGGAYYPANFDKPHDFNFIGNYRFSHRFSVSLNVTYSTGRPITLPIAKYEYGGSERVFYSDRNAYRIPDYFRSDFSMNIEGNHKIHQRTHNSFTLGVYNLTGRQNAYSAYFTAQNGVISGYKLSIFAKPIPFINYNIRF
- a CDS encoding DUF4249 domain-containing protein; this translates as MKINRFIYITVLAVIVSCKKPYNPPIVSSDNHYLVVEGVINSGNDSTIINLSRTVKLSENVSTQLVANYTVVVEGEQGNSYALQSEGNGIYDIGPMHLDPSKKYRLHITTPDGKQYASDYEMVKPTPPIDSVGFTPKSNYLQIYANTHDATNNTRYYRWDYSETWRFHAKFQSSFIVDGNEVRIRHANEAIYYCYANDKSSNIVLGSSEKLTQDVIFQSPITTISSDAEKLELRYSILLKQYALTKAAYQFWENLKKNTEQLGSIFDAQPTQLQGNIHNINDPTEPVIGYISITNSQSKRIYINKGQLPNNWTEKYPYDCGMPDSAFFSHPKTGANDVLSYIIQGGGIPVDAIYTQFGIAGYTYSSQSCADCTIRGKVQKPSFWIDN